From one Saprospiraceae bacterium genomic stretch:
- a CDS encoding alpha-L-fucosidase — protein sequence MGQSGAVSAHRSSYPDEPAVCGPVPSLIQWRWQQMEYYAFIHYSINTYTDVAWGFGNEDPKLFNPAHLDCRQWARICKMAGMKGIIFTAKHHSGFCLWPSKFTDYSVKNIPWRNGQADIVRELADACKEYGLKFGIYLSPWDRNHAEYGKPEYIQYFRNQLRELLTNYGEIFEIWFDGANGGSGYYGGANETRKIDPKTYYDWQNTYKLVRALQPNIVIWNDGGDRADLRWVGTEAGYVGETNWSTLYGTGDVPEQMLRHGVENGTDWVPGEVNTSIRPEWFYHPKEDKKIKTLPQLMDIYYNSIGRNGTLLLNFPVMPNGLINEKDEQAALEFSNARKQAFQTNLAKNSKAVATQVRNQNSDYNESKAFDDNPDTYWTTNNEIKEASMDIYFDRPTSFNRFLIQEFIRLGQRVKSFELEAWTDGQWHKIAEATTIGYKRILRFPTVVTSQLRLHIKDSKCCPLISNIEIYNAPQILSPPEIIRDQGGYLHMTPSDPESEIYYTLDGEVPSNQSNKYVDSIATPDGKVEVRAISYNLWINKSSLPAEERFDISRKNWKIIGIEEKNVYNILDGNVLTNWHQSRNNKLPADLIIDLGKSETLTGFKYLPDQNWWAEASIISQYQIFVSDNLIDWKMVHEGEFANIKNNPTWQTIAMETIKTRYIKFRAIKTLQEGAAAGYAEIDVVTN from the coding sequence ATGGGCCAGTCTGGGGCAGTCTCTGCCCATAGATCGTCATATCCTGATGAGCCAGCAGTTTGTGGTCCTGTCCCCAGTCTCATTCAATGGCGCTGGCAACAAATGGAATATTATGCATTTATACATTATTCCATCAATACTTATACCGATGTTGCCTGGGGTTTTGGCAATGAAGACCCCAAACTATTTAATCCAGCGCACTTAGATTGCAGACAATGGGCACGAATCTGCAAGATGGCAGGAATGAAAGGGATTATCTTCACTGCCAAACACCACAGTGGTTTTTGCCTTTGGCCTTCAAAATTTACAGACTATTCAGTTAAAAACATACCTTGGCGCAATGGCCAGGCAGATATAGTCAGAGAATTGGCAGATGCCTGCAAAGAATACGGACTGAAGTTTGGAATATACCTTTCTCCCTGGGATAGAAACCATGCCGAATATGGAAAACCGGAATACATTCAATATTTCCGCAATCAGCTCCGTGAGCTTTTGACTAACTACGGAGAGATTTTTGAAATATGGTTTGATGGCGCTAATGGCGGGTCTGGTTATTATGGGGGAGCAAACGAGACAAGAAAAATTGATCCAAAAACCTACTATGACTGGCAAAATACCTATAAACTGGTGCGAGCATTACAACCCAATATTGTAATCTGGAACGATGGGGGAGACCGTGCAGACTTGCGATGGGTAGGAACTGAAGCAGGGTATGTTGGTGAGACCAACTGGAGTACACTTTACGGTACGGGAGATGTGCCTGAGCAAATGTTGCGACATGGAGTAGAAAATGGTACGGACTGGGTGCCAGGTGAAGTAAATACCTCCATTCGTCCTGAATGGTTTTATCACCCAAAAGAAGATAAAAAAATCAAGACATTGCCTCAGCTCATGGACATTTATTATAATTCTATCGGCAGAAACGGCACCCTATTGCTCAACTTTCCGGTCATGCCCAATGGATTAATAAATGAAAAAGATGAACAAGCTGCCTTGGAATTTTCCAATGCAAGGAAGCAGGCATTCCAGACCAATCTCGCTAAAAATAGTAAAGCGGTTGCTACTCAAGTGCGGAACCAAAATAGTGATTATAATGAAAGCAAAGCTTTTGATGACAACCCGGATACTTACTGGACGACCAATAATGAAATCAAAGAAGCTTCTATGGACATATATTTTGATCGACCTACCTCGTTCAATCGCTTTCTGATTCAGGAATTTATTCGCTTGGGTCAAAGGGTCAAATCATTTGAGTTGGAAGCATGGACAGATGGTCAGTGGCATAAAATTGCCGAGGCGACTACTATAGGTTACAAACGTATCCTGAGGTTTCCAACGGTCGTGACCAGTCAGCTTAGATTACATATAAAAGACTCCAAATGTTGCCCTTTGATTTCCAATATTGAAATATATAATGCCCCGCAAATTCTCTCTCCACCAGAAATCATTCGTGATCAAGGAGGGTATCTTCATATGACCCCGAGTGACCCGGAATCCGAAATTTATTACACCCTGGATGGTGAAGTTCCCTCAAATCAATCAAATAAATATGTTGACTCGATCGCTACGCCGGACGGAAAGGTGGAGGTTAGAGCCATCTCGTACAATCTCTGGATCAATAAAAGCAGTCTCCCCGCTGAAGAAAGGTTTGACATATCCAGGAAAAACTGGAAGATCATAGGTATTGAAGAAAAAAACGTTTATAATATTTTGGATGGAAATGTTCTTACCAACTGGCATCAAAGCAGAAACAATAAATTGCCTGCCGATTTAATTATTGATTTGGGTAAATCTGAAACTCTGACCGGATTCAAGTACCTCCCAGATCAAAACTGGTGGGCAGAAGCCAGTATAATTTCTCAATATCAAATTTTTGTTTCAGATAATTTAATTGATTGGAAAATGGTACACGAGGGAGAGTTTGCAAATATCAAAAACAATCCCACCTGGCAAACGATTGCAATGGAGACTATAAAAACCCGCTATATCAAATTCAGAGCAATAAAAACTTTGCAGGAAGGCGCTGCAGCAGGGTATGCTGAAATTGATGTTGTCACTAATTAA
- a CDS encoding esterase — protein sequence MKKIISICFLLIGSKLVFFAQPTLKEAPIGFDQVRPGIAKGKIDTITYESKTVGTMRKALLYTPPGYDKKNKYPVFYLLHGIGGDEKEWLKGANPQVILDNLYAESKIEPMLVVMPNGRAMKDDRAVGNIFDKDKVEAFARFENDLLNDLIPFIEKTYPTLTDKDHRAIAGLSMGGGQSLNFGLGHLDKFSWVGGFSSAPNTKLPQELVPDPEAAKTKLKLLWISCGDSDGLLSFSKRTHDYLFQHDVPHVYYLEPGVHDFKVWKNGLYMFSQFLFKPVDATSFTSYTVLGSPATSNVRNAKFPQILPDNRVVFKLKAPDAQKVQIDLGKKYDLIKDTSGYWNVTTEVITRGFHYYSLLIDGLAVADPASESYYGMGRMASGIEIPDKEGDFYALKNVPHGDLRLKKYFSKASNTWREMYVYTPPGYDQSNDKYPVLYILHGGGEDQRGWATQGKTDLILDNLIADLKAKPMLVAMLDGNMGGPGGIAGFGENQLRAFENELKNGAIPFVENTFRVKTNASDRALAGLSLGGLQTLYAGLKNIDQFAYLGVFSSGWFANNPTLSEPQYDYMKQNASMINERLKTFWISMGGKEDIAHANCKMMMSKFDEIGIKYVYSEYPGGHAWPVWRHDLYMFSQTLFK from the coding sequence GTGAAAAAAATAATTTCAATTTGTTTCCTGCTCATTGGAAGCAAGCTTGTTTTCTTTGCCCAACCAACTCTAAAAGAAGCTCCGATTGGTTTTGACCAGGTCCGCCCGGGAATAGCCAAAGGCAAAATAGATACCATCACCTATGAATCAAAAACGGTCGGGACAATGCGTAAAGCACTACTCTATACACCGCCTGGTTACGACAAAAAAAACAAGTATCCTGTCTTCTACCTGTTGCACGGCATAGGCGGTGACGAGAAAGAATGGTTGAAGGGTGCTAATCCACAAGTGATATTGGATAATCTGTATGCGGAATCAAAAATAGAACCCATGCTCGTAGTCATGCCCAATGGTCGCGCGATGAAAGATGACCGGGCAGTAGGTAATATTTTTGACAAGGATAAAGTAGAAGCTTTTGCCAGGTTTGAAAACGATCTGCTGAATGATCTCATCCCTTTTATTGAAAAGACCTATCCTACGCTTACGGACAAAGACCATCGCGCCATCGCCGGCTTGTCTATGGGAGGAGGTCAGTCTTTAAATTTCGGATTAGGCCATTTGGATAAATTCTCCTGGGTTGGTGGATTTTCATCTGCTCCCAATACCAAGCTTCCACAGGAATTGGTACCTGATCCTGAAGCAGCCAAAACTAAACTCAAATTACTTTGGATCTCTTGTGGAGACAGTGATGGACTATTGTCTTTTAGCAAACGCACCCATGATTATTTATTTCAGCACGATGTGCCTCATGTCTATTATCTCGAACCCGGCGTACACGATTTTAAAGTTTGGAAAAACGGTCTGTATATGTTTTCACAGTTTTTGTTTAAGCCTGTGGATGCAACTTCCTTTACATCCTATACCGTCTTAGGATCTCCTGCCACTTCTAATGTACGCAATGCCAAATTCCCCCAGATTCTACCGGATAACCGGGTAGTCTTCAAACTGAAAGCGCCGGATGCACAAAAAGTTCAAATTGATTTGGGCAAAAAATATGACCTGATTAAAGACACCAGCGGATATTGGAATGTAACGACTGAGGTGATCACAAGAGGGTTTCATTATTATTCATTGCTGATAGACGGGCTCGCCGTAGCGGATCCTGCCAGTGAATCATATTATGGCATGGGGCGGATGGCCAGTGGAATAGAGATCCCGGATAAAGAGGGTGATTTTTATGCACTCAAAAACGTACCTCATGGGGATCTCCGGCTTAAAAAATATTTTTCAAAAGCATCCAATACCTGGCGCGAAATGTACGTGTACACGCCTCCGGGCTATGATCAATCCAACGATAAGTATCCTGTATTATATATTTTGCATGGTGGCGGTGAGGACCAAAGGGGTTGGGCCACCCAGGGTAAGACGGATCTTATCCTTGACAATCTTATTGCCGACCTTAAAGCCAAACCAATGCTGGTTGCCATGCTGGATGGCAATATGGGTGGTCCGGGCGGTATAGCCGGATTTGGCGAAAATCAATTGAGAGCGTTTGAAAATGAATTAAAAAACGGAGCTATCCCGTTTGTGGAAAATACTTTCAGGGTAAAGACAAATGCATCTGATAGGGCACTGGCGGGTCTATCTCTGGGAGGCTTGCAAACTTTATATGCTGGCTTAAAAAATATTGACCAATTTGCATACCTCGGCGTATTCAGCTCCGGTTGGTTTGCCAATAATCCAACTTTGTCGGAACCGCAGTATGACTATATGAAACAAAATGCAAGTATGATTAACGAACGGCTCAAAACATTCTGGATCTCGATGGGAGGTAAGGAAGATATCGCACATGCAAACTGCAAAATGATGATGAGCAAATTTGACGAAATCGGCATTAAGTACGTATACAGCGAATACCCTGGAGGTCATGCCTGGCCAGTATGGCGTCATGATCTTTACATGTTCTCTCAAACTTTATTCAAGTAG
- a CDS encoding esterase, producing MKIHRFLYTCIVILFIAGGIQAQRPPAISSPDVHPDNSITFRYFSKNAQKVTLSGEFLRAPLPLVKDTSGIWSVTVPPVIPDIYPYAFWVDSVLVADPNNTYVFANERFKRSIVEVKGDLPLIHSLQQVPHGKIQYTYYPSTTLGLTRQLLIYTPPNFDASGKTKYPVLYLIHGGSDTEETWTKVGKAHLISDNLIAQGKAVPMIIVMPYGNVRPAPMADFTKDVINDIIPFVELNYPVQADSHHRAVAGFSVGGGQTLNIGLTNTDKFSYICSYAPYTATDEFKKNFTEWTPDADKINQQLKLFTISVGTEDFLYESVKQNLAMFDQKKIKVEPLIVPGGHTWMNCKLYLAKTLQVLFK from the coding sequence ATGAAGATCCACCGCTTTTTATATACTTGTATAGTAATTCTATTTATTGCTGGAGGTATCCAGGCTCAGCGACCACCTGCTATCAGCTCGCCCGATGTACATCCGGACAACAGTATCACCTTCCGCTATTTTTCAAAAAACGCACAAAAAGTTACCCTTTCAGGTGAGTTTTTGCGTGCCCCATTACCGCTCGTCAAAGACACCTCCGGTATATGGAGTGTAACCGTGCCTCCTGTAATACCAGACATTTATCCTTATGCATTTTGGGTGGATAGTGTACTCGTGGCTGATCCAAACAATACCTATGTTTTCGCCAATGAAAGATTTAAACGCAGCATCGTTGAGGTGAAAGGTGACCTACCACTCATCCACTCCCTGCAGCAGGTACCGCATGGCAAAATCCAGTATACATATTATCCATCAACGACCTTGGGTCTCACCCGCCAATTGCTGATATATACGCCACCCAATTTTGATGCTTCCGGTAAAACCAAATATCCGGTTCTATATCTGATACACGGGGGATCAGATACCGAAGAGACCTGGACCAAAGTCGGCAAAGCCCATCTGATATCAGATAATTTAATCGCACAGGGCAAAGCCGTACCTATGATCATCGTGATGCCTTATGGTAATGTGCGTCCGGCACCTATGGCGGATTTCACCAAAGATGTGATCAATGATATTATTCCCTTTGTAGAATTAAACTATCCGGTGCAAGCTGATAGCCATCACCGCGCAGTGGCAGGATTTTCAGTTGGAGGTGGTCAGACATTGAATATCGGATTGACCAATACAGATAAATTCTCCTATATCTGTTCCTATGCGCCTTACACAGCTACTGATGAGTTTAAGAAGAATTTCACTGAATGGACTCCGGATGCGGACAAGATCAACCAACAATTAAAATTATTTACCATCAGCGTAGGCACTGAAGATTTTCTATACGAAAGCGTCAAACAAAATCTCGCAATGTTTGACCAGAAGAAGATTAAAGTAGAGCCACTGATCGTGCCTGGCGGACATACCTGGATGAATTGTAAGTTATACTTGGCTAAAACTTTACAGGTGCTCTTTAAATAA
- a CDS encoding esterase, producing MTKQILILIFVFLGFNQLIMAQPPRGPFIVSPQINKDNMVTFRYLAPGAKEVTLSAQFEKAPVPMVKDSLGIWSVTVGPISPDIYPYSFRVDGVTVMDPANVAFFPNERFKASLVDIPGDTPLIHALQDVPHGTITYDYYVSLEGSTGSLVVYTPPGYGINPTIKYPVYYLISGTTDTEETFFKVGKTNLIMDNLIAEGKAKPMIIVMPYGNTMARIAEQSGGSKLADPVNRESDEAITRAKAFETDLISRVIPYTDSNYQTISNRQSRAVGGFSRGGGQTLRAGFGNLDKFAWICSYSSYLSSEEMEKSYSQIVHNPDKTNKQLKLLWLSVGTEDFLYKGATDFMDYLTANKVQYKKYISDGGHTWMNVKKYLTETLPLLFKQ from the coding sequence ATGACAAAACAAATATTGATATTAATTTTCGTTTTCCTGGGGTTCAATCAATTAATAATGGCTCAGCCACCCAGAGGGCCTTTCATTGTATCTCCGCAAATCAATAAAGACAATATGGTCACCTTTCGTTACCTGGCTCCGGGTGCAAAAGAAGTAACGCTGAGTGCCCAGTTTGAAAAAGCCCCTGTACCGATGGTCAAAGACTCACTAGGCATCTGGAGCGTAACTGTAGGGCCGATCTCACCGGATATCTATCCATACAGTTTTCGTGTCGATGGCGTGACCGTCATGGATCCGGCCAATGTAGCCTTTTTTCCTAATGAAAGATTTAAAGCAAGTCTCGTGGACATTCCAGGTGATACACCTTTGATCCACGCCTTGCAGGATGTACCTCATGGCACGATTACCTATGATTATTATGTATCGTTAGAAGGATCTACCGGATCCCTGGTGGTCTATACACCGCCCGGTTACGGGATAAATCCAACCATAAAATATCCTGTCTATTATCTGATCAGTGGTACTACTGATACCGAAGAGACTTTTTTTAAAGTAGGCAAAACTAATCTGATCATGGACAATTTGATTGCCGAAGGCAAGGCAAAACCAATGATCATCGTCATGCCTTATGGCAACACGATGGCGAGGATAGCAGAGCAATCCGGAGGATCAAAATTAGCGGATCCGGTCAACCGAGAAAGTGATGAAGCTATAACCCGCGCAAAAGCGTTTGAAACAGATTTGATCAGCCGGGTAATTCCTTATACTGACAGTAATTATCAAACCATCAGCAACCGTCAGAGCAGGGCTGTCGGTGGATTTTCCAGGGGAGGAGGACAGACCCTGCGCGCCGGATTTGGCAACCTGGATAAGTTTGCCTGGATATGCAGTTATAGTTCTTATCTATCCAGTGAAGAAATGGAAAAATCGTACAGCCAAATCGTTCACAATCCGGATAAGACCAACAAACAACTTAAACTACTGTGGTTGAGCGTGGGCACTGAAGACTTTTTGTACAAAGGAGCCACCGACTTTATGGATTACCTCACTGCGAACAAAGTCCAGTATAAAAAATATATCAGCGACGGGGGTCACACCTGGATGAATGTCAAAAAGTATCTCACCGAAACCCTTCCCCTACTTTTTAAACAATAG
- a CDS encoding esterase gives MNIKTLLFAFLSMVCCDISLAQSTLPPVIEDFKPSSLNQPGQEYPQVNSQGYARFKIIAPAADSVRVSLGLGGRGGTKLEKAEDGTWMGTTEGPLDEGFHYYNVKIDGGKFNDPGAMNFFGSTRWESGIEIPAHDQDFYALKSVPHGNVQQVLFLSPSTNTSRRAFVYTPPGYDKKLTMRYPVLYLQHGWGEDETAWSNQGHANLIMDNLIAEGKIEPFIIVMTYGMTNEVKFGGLRDFKIEPFQTVLVDELVPYIDANFRTVAQSSHRAMAGLSMGGMETHTITLNQPEVFSYYGLLSGGLYTPEEIKDKSKAKLIFLSCGSRERPERVLDAVAKLKEADINAVSYVSDKTGHEFQTWRRSLKELAPLLFKNN, from the coding sequence ATGAATATCAAAACTTTATTGTTTGCTTTTTTAAGCATGGTATGCTGTGATATCAGCCTGGCACAATCTACTTTACCACCTGTTATTGAAGACTTTAAACCTTCTTCTTTGAATCAGCCGGGACAGGAATATCCCCAGGTAAATTCACAAGGGTATGCCCGATTTAAAATAATAGCCCCTGCAGCAGATAGTGTACGAGTGAGTCTGGGCCTGGGTGGACGCGGGGGAACCAAACTGGAAAAAGCCGAAGACGGAACCTGGATGGGTACCACCGAAGGTCCCCTGGACGAAGGCTTTCATTATTACAATGTCAAGATTGATGGCGGGAAATTTAATGATCCTGGCGCAATGAATTTCTTTGGTTCTACCCGTTGGGAAAGTGGGATCGAAATTCCAGCCCATGACCAGGACTTTTATGCACTCAAATCTGTTCCTCATGGCAACGTGCAGCAGGTATTATTCTTATCGCCCAGCACCAATACTTCGCGACGCGCTTTTGTCTATACACCACCGGGATATGATAAAAAACTTACTATGAGATATCCGGTATTATACCTGCAGCATGGATGGGGGGAAGATGAGACTGCATGGAGCAATCAGGGCCACGCTAACCTGATCATGGACAATTTGATTGCCGAAGGCAAGATCGAACCGTTTATCATCGTCATGACTTATGGTATGACCAATGAGGTCAAATTTGGTGGATTGAGAGATTTTAAAATAGAGCCGTTTCAAACAGTGCTTGTCGACGAACTGGTTCCTTATATTGATGCCAATTTTCGCACCGTGGCGCAATCTTCACATCGCGCGATGGCTGGACTCTCCATGGGCGGAATGGAAACGCATACCATTACACTTAACCAACCAGAAGTATTTTCATATTATGGTTTGTTAAGCGGAGGCCTGTATACACCGGAGGAAATCAAAGACAAGTCAAAAGCAAAGCTAATATTTCTAAGCTGTGGCTCCCGTGAAAGACCGGAAAGGGTCTTGGATGCCGTTGCAAAACTAAAAGAGGCTGATATCAATGCCGTCTCTTATGTATCGGATAAAACCGGGCACGAATTTCAAACATGGCGTCGTAGTCTTAAAGAGTTAGCTCCGCTATTGTTTAAAAATAATTAG
- a CDS encoding beta galactosidase jelly roll domain-containing protein, whose product MIFTCSLKLYSSSHVCRKVLLIGSLLLAYIIGASQIRLPKLISDGMVLQREADLRIWGWALPGEKITLQFQKEVRHTITAENGTWNIHLPKQKAGGPYDIVIAGTNTLTVHDVLVGDVWVCSGQSNMELSMRSLTSKYGDDIAQSENKFIRQFDVPKKYFFDKEQKDLVSGSWQAADPQSILRFSAVAYYFARELYQRYKIPIGIINATLGGSRAESWMSEEALKPFANLYEDGLKFKDSLYVAKVISDDRNRAADWYSKLRTSDAGYQDPLGSWTKPDYDDSSWEEMMIPGFWTKDKLGPINGSVWYRKFFEVPSSMIGKTVRLPFGNIVDADSVFINGVFVGAMFTQYIPRSYTIPAGLLKTGKNLIAVRIVSPAGKGGFVPDKEYTIVDGTNKIDLSGMWKYRLGSEMPPLQGPTFIQWKPTGLYKGMIAPILPYVIKGVLWYQGEANVGRHLEHNTLFPALIQCWREKWNIGDFPFLWVQLPNFNEPQKEPSEGGWASFRESQTNALSVPNTGMAVTIDIGEWNDIHPINKKDVGIRLALVAQHFVYGDKKIVYSGPTYKCMKIKGKQVILSFDHIGSGMYSKGDTNLNYFSIAGKDKKFQWAKAVIKNNKIVVWSDHIDHPVAVRYAWADDPEGANLYNKEGLPARPFRTDKF is encoded by the coding sequence ATGATCTTTACATGTTCTCTCAAACTTTATTCAAGTAGTCACGTGTGTAGAAAGGTATTGCTCATAGGTAGCCTTCTGCTGGCCTACATCATCGGTGCCAGCCAGATCCGGTTGCCAAAGCTGATCAGTGATGGTATGGTTTTGCAGCGGGAGGCTGATCTCCGTATTTGGGGATGGGCACTACCCGGTGAAAAAATTACCCTCCAGTTTCAAAAGGAAGTCCGGCACACTATTACAGCTGAAAACGGCACCTGGAATATCCATTTGCCCAAGCAAAAAGCAGGAGGCCCCTACGATATAGTGATTGCCGGCACCAATACTTTGACGGTACATGATGTCCTGGTAGGTGATGTGTGGGTTTGCTCCGGGCAATCAAATATGGAGCTTTCCATGAGAAGTCTGACCTCCAAATACGGAGATGATATAGCACAATCAGAAAACAAATTTATCCGGCAGTTCGATGTACCCAAAAAGTATTTTTTTGACAAGGAACAAAAAGACCTGGTGAGCGGTTCCTGGCAAGCTGCAGACCCTCAGAGTATTCTCCGGTTTTCCGCAGTAGCTTATTATTTTGCTAGAGAACTTTATCAGCGTTATAAAATACCCATCGGGATCATTAATGCTACATTGGGTGGCTCGCGGGCTGAATCCTGGATGAGCGAAGAAGCCTTAAAACCTTTTGCTAATTTGTATGAAGACGGGTTAAAATTTAAAGATAGCCTCTATGTAGCTAAGGTCATATCTGACGACCGGAATCGGGCTGCAGACTGGTACAGCAAACTAAGGACCTCAGATGCGGGATATCAGGATCCATTGGGTTCCTGGACAAAGCCTGATTATGATGATAGCAGCTGGGAGGAAATGATGATTCCCGGGTTTTGGACTAAAGACAAACTTGGCCCCATCAATGGATCTGTATGGTATCGCAAATTTTTTGAAGTCCCTTCCAGCATGATTGGTAAGACTGTCAGATTACCATTTGGCAATATAGTAGATGCTGACTCCGTCTTTATCAATGGAGTTTTTGTAGGAGCCATGTTTACTCAATATATTCCGAGATCTTATACGATTCCAGCTGGTTTACTTAAAACAGGCAAAAATCTGATCGCCGTGCGCATTGTGAGCCCGGCGGGCAAAGGAGGTTTTGTTCCTGATAAAGAATATACTATCGTCGATGGTACTAATAAGATAGACTTGAGCGGCATGTGGAAATATCGATTGGGCAGTGAGATGCCGCCACTGCAAGGCCCTACTTTTATCCAATGGAAACCTACTGGATTGTACAAAGGTATGATTGCGCCCATCTTGCCGTATGTCATCAAGGGCGTACTTTGGTACCAGGGTGAGGCAAATGTTGGGAGGCATCTTGAACACAATACCTTATTTCCGGCCTTGATCCAATGTTGGCGGGAAAAATGGAATATAGGCGATTTTCCCTTTCTCTGGGTACAACTGCCTAACTTTAATGAGCCCCAAAAAGAACCCTCAGAGGGTGGTTGGGCTTCGTTCAGAGAATCTCAAACCAATGCCCTCTCTGTGCCGAATACCGGAATGGCCGTAACCATAGACATTGGCGAATGGAATGATATTCATCCGATCAATAAAAAAGATGTGGGTATCCGGCTGGCTTTGGTCGCACAACACTTTGTTTATGGTGATAAAAAAATCGTTTATTCAGGTCCTACCTATAAATGCATGAAAATTAAGGGAAAGCAGGTCATCCTATCGTTTGATCATATTGGCAGCGGTATGTACAGCAAAGGTGATACGAACTTAAACTACTTTTCAATCGCCGGGAAAGATAAAAAATTTCAATGGGCAAAGGCAGTAATTAAAAACAACAAAATAGTGGTCTGGAGCGATCACATAGATCACCCTGTTGCCGTGCGGTATGCATGGGCCGACGATCCGGAAGGTGCCAACCTATACAATAAGGAAGGGTTACCGGCGAGACCGTTTAGAACAGACAAGTTTTGA